The sequence below is a genomic window from Coffea arabica cultivar ET-39 chromosome 4c, Coffea Arabica ET-39 HiFi, whole genome shotgun sequence.
tgggccatttctttttttatttattgttaattttaataccaaaaaatagaaaacaaagatcagcaaaaatattggattacatataaaattaactcgtcaaaaaaatcactagttcgACATTTAGTTATAATAGAAATCTAGAGGCAATTGTGGTAGTTTTACAGTTTTATgggcaaaaaattttaaaaaaggaataagaaggaaaaagaatgaaaaaataattttaaaactcattctaagtataagcataccaaataagagaatttcattaaaatatttaagggtaaaattgtcattttaaatgacaagggaggtatgtgtaatttttcaaatctcaagagaggtcagtgaaattgttagaaatctcaagggaggtttttgaaattattcctaaaaggaaagtagtttgagaaatttaaaattaaaaattaaaaaaaaaagcaatggaGATGTGGGGTATGGAAGGAAAATAAGCAAATTGTCAATTATGTAGTTAGTAACTACCTTATTTATATAAAGTGCTTTCTCAAAAAGATTTATGGCTTTAGAAGGAGAGTAGTTTGAGAGACCAAAATCAACAACTTTTGAATATATCTTAGTAGAAAATAAGCAAATTACCAATTGTGTACCTAGTAGCTACCTAATTTTTATGAAATGTTTTCTCAAAAAGATTTACAACTTTAAAAGGAAAGTAGCTagagaaatttaaaattaaaacaaaaagcaATGGAGATGCGGGGTATCGATCCCCGTACCTCTCGCATGCTAAGCGAGCGCTCTACCATCTGAGCTACATCCCCAAGTGATGGatatcataatttagtagtgtttttgggccatttctttttatttattattaattttaataccaaaaaatagaaaacaaagatcagCAAAAATATTGTattacatataaaattaactcgtcaaaaaaatcactagttcgACATTTAGTTATAATAGAAATCTAGAGGCAATGGTGGTAGTTTTACAGTTTTATtggcgaaatttttttaaaaaggaataagaaggaaaaagaatgaaaaaataattttaaaactcattctaagtataagcataccaaataagagaatttcattaaaatatttaagggtaaaattgccattttaaatgacaagggaggtgtgtgtaatttttcaaatctcaagagagctcagtgaaattgttagaaatctcaggggaggtttttgaaattattcctaaaaggaaagtagtttgagaaatttaaaattaaaaatttaaataaaaaagcaATGGAGATGTGGGGTATGGAAGGAAAATAAGCAAATTATCAATTATGTAGTTGGTAACTACTTTATTTATATAAAGTGTTTTACTAAAATGATTTATGGCTTTAGAAGGTGAGTACTTTGAGAGACCAAAATCAACAACTTTTGAATATATCTTAGTAGAAAATAAGCAAATTACCAATTGTGTAGTTTGTAGTTACCTTATTTATATGAAGTATTATCTCAAAAAGATTTACGGCTTTAAAAGGAAATtagtttgagaaattaaaaattaaaaaataaaagtggAGATGCGGGGTATCGATCCCCGTACCTCTCGCATGCTAAGCGAGCGCTCTACCATCTGAGCTACATCCCCGTATGATTGCTCTGGAAAACCAATCTTCTATATTGTTTTTAGTTAGGTTTTGCCCGGTTAGCTCCATCTCATATTCTCTGCTCCGATACTTTCCATCTAAACCTCAGTACCACCAATTCATGGCAGTTTTGTCTCTCCCATGTATATTAAGGTACCAACCCTTCTACTGAATCCTTGTTCATGTCAGTACTAGAATTTTTTCTGCCAACATCATAAGAtgacgatgatgatgatgaattgCACTTTACAAGTTTAGACATTTGTTgcttccaaaaagaaaaaaacaatccAAATCTGGAGTGGGTTTATCGAGCAAAATGAGAATAACGAAGCAAAAATGGCAAACAAAATGGATCCCAATTTGCTGTTCAATATGACATTGGTCTTGACTCTTGACACTATAAAACAATCTGAAAaatgagtatatatatatatatatatatatatatatatatatatatatatatatacatatatatatgtgggtgggtgtgtgtgtgtgtgtgagagagagagagagagagagagagaggtaaaGACATTGATCTGGACAAACGAGAAGCACGCTTCGCTATTCAGGGCTTCATGTAAGATATAACATTTTAAAATACCATTGGTTGTGGTAATACTGAGTCAAGGAATAAGTTGTGCTTAATGAAACTCGTACTAATTATGAGTACATTAGTTAAAGGGCTTATCCTATTGGAAAGTTTCAATGCAACAGATTATGTTGGATTTCATTATGCAGGTATATGCTTTGATTGTGCTTGTAGCCGTTAGTTGTGCAATGCTGTTTCAGTTATGGCCAGCCCTTattgttccctttttttttttttaactgttgTGAGAATTGTTAGATGTGaatcttgattttgatttctacaACATTGCTGAGATGTTGGTCTGGATCTTGGCTTGGTATTGATCATCTTGTCAGTTTCTGGCAATGTAACCAAGTAGGATCAGTCTGTCATTGTTGCTGGCCCctgttgctttctttttgaataTTGGAACTGAAATTGGGaaggggaagaagaaaagagttgGCTTAATAACATACAAAAATATTATCAGTGCCATCACGACCTTTGTTCATTTTGGACAGGTTATAGTTTCATGTTTTTTGGATCTGTACATCAGTTAATTCAATATAGATTGATGCATCAGATTAATTGTCCCTTGGTACATTTTTGTGCACATGAAATGGAGTTATAGTTttcgaatgaaattgaatgaTTCAAATGCATTTTCTGAGGCTCCGATTGAAAATGATATGCAAATTCACTAAGATTATTCTTACCAGAACGGGATGAATGATACAGTATTACTGAACTGATAACTCAAATCGCAATGATAAATTATACATTCAGCtagtactctctctctctctctcgtacACACACATTCACATGGAGAGGCAGTGGAGAAGGTTCATCCTGAATAGCTTTCATGAGTGGGATAATTGCAGTTCAGATGAGTTAACTCTTATTTGAATCTCCTCTTGATCTCCAGGCCTAGTTGACTGATACTTGTAACGGCTGGCCCAAAAGAGATAATGCAGAAAATTTAACCCACTTAATATGCACATCAACCAGTAAAATCGGTCAAGGTGATAATGGTTCAAGTTACTTCCATAAAGCCATGGCGTGTGCCTAAAGCTGCTCGTAACTTTGTTGACAATTGATACAAGTACCGAGCTGAAATAATAACCTATGGCCAGTGAGGTCCAGGAGAGAGCTGTTGCTAATGACTTCATGCTAAATGGGGCCTCTGTGaaaaagaaatccatcatgccAGCCAAGCTGAAAAGATCAGCTGATCCTAAAAACATATATTGCAATGCCACCCAAAGGAATGTGATTGGAAGAGGTTCTGTTGAATTTATCATGCCGGATTGCATTGCCACCTTCTTTCGCTTCATTTCCACTAATGCCGCAACAGCCATGGCCACAATTGAGAAAACTAAGCCAGTTCCAATTCGCTGTAAATGTGTGATTCCCATTTCTGTCCCGGTAGCCTTCCTAGCAAGTGGGATAATGATGTGATTGTAGATTGGTGCAAGTATCATGATGAAAATTACTGGGAAAACTGGAAGGGAAGCCGGTGGAACTGTGAACGAGCCAATCCTAGTGTCCATGGTTGCTGCTTGTTGGACTGAAAAGGTAGACAGCTGAGCAAGGCAGCAGTTCAGCATCATGGTGGATGCAAAAATCGGCAAAATCTTAAGGACAATCTTCACTTCTTCTACTTCTTTGATGGTGCATTGTAGCGGTTGATGGAAAGGCCTTCCAATTGCCGCTTTATTTAGGAGCCTCAGGTCTTCTGATGTTGTGTGAGTCTCTGCTCCATTTttgccatttttcttttccaggCCGGTTTCAGTTGTGTAGGTTGAGGTTGTGCTCATGCTCATGATTGCATTCctggaagttgttgaagtgCAACATGTACAAACAGCTCCAGCCAAAACCTGGTGAAATATTAGTATGGATCTTCCTTGTTAGACATTGGCTAATAAAAAGTACAGAAACTGTAATTCTAGAGAAAAGCTATACCTTGAAAATGGTTGTAATAGGGCTTCCAGTTGGAATTTTGATCCTGTAAGTAGAAGAACCAAGTAGGAAGATTGGAATTGTAACAAGTATTATACCAGATGAGATACCAAAGCCCCACTGCCAACCTTTATTGTCTTCAATCCACACCATAAATGTTACTGCAATTAATCCACCACAGGACAGGCAGAAGACGTAGTAATTGAAGAATGTCGACCTCTGCTTCCTTCCACGTGTGGTGTCCTCATCAAACTGCTCAGCTCCATGTGGAGGAAGGGAACCTTTAATTCCTCCAACACCCAACGCAACCAGGTAGAGGCCTGCAAACAATATTGCTGCTTTCCCAGCATCAACTTGCTGGCATGAAGTGTTTCTGTTAATTGGTGTGCAAGCTGATGGTGTCAGTGAAGGTATGTGAGCTTGCACTGTGAGCATTAGCAGGCCCTGTTTCCAAGGTTTGCAATCAGTCAAAGCAAGAATACAAGGTCATAACCATGACTCATGGTGTCTATCTATCCTATGGTAAAAGTCTCCCTTAGAAAGCTTCCTTTAGTCAAAATGGAATCATGTTAACCCTTATAAAAGAACTGCTACCCAATGAGCTATTATTGTTACAGAGAAGTGTTTATGTCTCCATTAAGTGAACTCCCTCTGTTTGAGTTCTGTATAACTTTTGTACTATGAGGGGCTTAAAGTTGCTTACATGGACATTTTGAGCTTGCTAGATTCACTCTCTTCAAAATCACTCATTCTTCTAAAGATCAAAAGATACTCCACCAATGAATCGTATTTGCATTTTGCCTATTTGATAACAGGTGCTTCAATGGTAAACCTCACCACTGCAAGCTGTGAAATTTATGCTAAACCATAGTTCTATTGATTGATTACTATTGAAGTTATTGACCATAAGACACAAGTCTGACATGCTTGTTTTGGACCATTTATTGGCTAAAGAGCAGTTCATTATTTGACAGATATTCAACTACATTGTGTGTCATGTAAGTGAGTTGACTAAATAAATGTGGAATCTAAGGACAGTTCTTACCAGGAACTCAATTGTTGCGCTTATGAGATAGATGCAATAGGTGGTGAAGAAGGCATCAGATAAAAAGCCTCCAAGAAGAGCAAGGAGAAATGCAGTGCCCATGAAGTTAGTTACCATGTTCGCTGAATTAGATGGAGAGTAATGCATGAATTTTGACAAGTAAAGCACTAGGTTGCTTGCATTTGCCAGGTATGCAAGATTCTCCAGTATCTCGACAACTAAAATTGCAAGCGGAGAAAATCAAGTAAGTATTTGTTGTGGCATTTCTCTGGTTGTTAAAAGTGAACAAAGATGCAGAGGGATTATCATATCAAAGAATTCTATCTTCTACTTTTGTGTTGAACTTCTCTAGCAAACATCATAGCAGTATATTTACTACTGGTAAATATATACCTTGAAACATAGATATTCAAACTAACCTAAGACAAAGGATGCAGCAACCATGCCACCATGCTGGCCTCTCAGGGCTGGTCTGTTTCGCCAATCTACATAGCCTTCCCATTTGTCTGAATAGTGTCTTTCCTCCTGCATTTGTGGCATGAAAAGATCATCAAACAGGGCTCTCAATTGGATGGAGAAGAATCAAAGTTATAATGCGAAACACAAATTAAAGTATCAGAAACAGTGTGCACCATTGTTGTTGACAGTGTATGCTTATCTGATTGCAGGAGACCTGATCAAACACCTTTACTGTTTTGGTAGGAGTTACTCTGCAATTGCATTTATATACTGCAaggattttgtatttttttgtttgtgtgtgtgtgtgttggggggggggggtccaGCCGAAGAAAATTCTGGATTCTTTGCTGTTAAGATTTATTCTTGGATGTTTTGACAAATGTTAGCGTTTGGAGGTGGCATAATTAAACCAAACTTCCTAATAGTAGTTTTTTCCTATTTCTAAATTAAAAGAATAGTCAAATTTTAGTGGTTTATTTGTCTAAGGTATAGAATAATTATTTGGTACTTTTATGTCTTAGTAGTTTCCTATTTACCAAGTACTGTGTGCTATATATGGGTGTCTAGTTATTTATTTCAGTtgagaagagagaggaaaatTAAAGAGAGTTGCGGTTGTAGTAAA
It includes:
- the LOC140004181 gene encoding protein NRT1/ PTR FAMILY 4.6-like isoform X2; this translates as MEERHYSDKWEGYVDWRNRPALRGQHGGMVAASFVLVVEILENLAYLANASNLVLYLSKFMHYSPSNSANMVTNFMGTAFLLALLGGFLSDAFFTTYCIYLISATIEFLGLLMLTVQAHIPSLTPSACTPINRNTSCQQVDAGKAAILFAGLYLVALGVGGIKGSLPPHGAEQFDEDTTRGRKQRSTFFNYYVFCLSCGGLIAVTFMVWIEDNKGWQWGFGISSGIILVTIPIFLLGSSTYRIKIPTGSPITTIFKVLAGAVCTCCTSTTSRNAIMSMSTTSTYTTETGLEKKNGKNGAETHTTSEDLRLLNKAAIGRPFHQPLQCTIKEVEEVKIVLKILPIFASTMMLNCCLAQLSTFSVQQAATMDTRIGSFTVPPASLPVFPVIFIMILAPIYNHIIIPLARKATGTEMGITHLQRIGTGLVFSIVAMAVAALVEMKRKKVAMQSGMINSTEPLPITFLWVALQYMFLGSADLFSLAGMMDFFFTEAPFSMKSLATALSWTSLAIGYYFSSVLVSIVNKVTSSFRHTPWLYGSNLNHYHLDRFYWLMCILSGLNFLHYLFWASRYKYQSTRPGDQEEIQIRVNSSELQLSHS
- the LOC140004181 gene encoding protein NRT1/ PTR FAMILY 4.6-like isoform X1 produces the protein MPQMQEERHYSDKWEGYVDWRNRPALRGQHGGMVAASFVLVVEILENLAYLANASNLVLYLSKFMHYSPSNSANMVTNFMGTAFLLALLGGFLSDAFFTTYCIYLISATIEFLGLLMLTVQAHIPSLTPSACTPINRNTSCQQVDAGKAAILFAGLYLVALGVGGIKGSLPPHGAEQFDEDTTRGRKQRSTFFNYYVFCLSCGGLIAVTFMVWIEDNKGWQWGFGISSGIILVTIPIFLLGSSTYRIKIPTGSPITTIFKVLAGAVCTCCTSTTSRNAIMSMSTTSTYTTETGLEKKNGKNGAETHTTSEDLRLLNKAAIGRPFHQPLQCTIKEVEEVKIVLKILPIFASTMMLNCCLAQLSTFSVQQAATMDTRIGSFTVPPASLPVFPVIFIMILAPIYNHIIIPLARKATGTEMGITHLQRIGTGLVFSIVAMAVAALVEMKRKKVAMQSGMINSTEPLPITFLWVALQYMFLGSADLFSLAGMMDFFFTEAPFSMKSLATALSWTSLAIGYYFSSVLVSIVNKVTSSFRHTPWLYGSNLNHYHLDRFYWLMCILSGLNFLHYLFWASRYKYQSTRPGDQEEIQIRVNSSELQLSHS